From Panicum hallii strain FIL2 chromosome 2, PHallii_v3.1, whole genome shotgun sequence, a single genomic window includes:
- the LOC112879489 gene encoding 60S ribosomal protein L8, producing the protein MGRVIRAQRKGAGSVFKSHTHHRKGPARFRSLDFGERNGYLKGVVTDVIHDPGRGAPLAKVTFRHPFRYKHQKELFVAAEGMYTGQFVYCGRRATLSIGNVLPLRGIPEGAVVCNVEHHVGDRGVFARASGDYAIVISHNPDNGTSRIKLPSGAKKIVPSSCRAMIGQVAGGGRTEKPMLKAGNAYHKYRVKRNCWPKVRGVAMNPVEHPHGGGNHQHIGHASTVRRDAPPGQKVGLIAARRTGRLRGQAAATAAKADKAT; encoded by the exons atgGGCCGCGTGATCCGCGCGCAGCGTAAGGGTGCGGGGAGCGTGTTCAAGTCCCACACCCACCACCGCAAGGGCCCCGCCCGGTTCCGGTCCCTCGACTTTGGCGAGCGCAACGGGTACCTCAAGGGCGTCGTCACCGACGTCATCCACGACCCCGGCCGCGGCGCGCCGCTGGCCAAGGTCACCTTCCGCCACCCGTTCCGCTACAAGCACCAGAAGGAGCTCTTCGTCGCCGCCGAGGGCATGTACACGGGCCAGTTCGTCTACTGCGGCCGCCGCGCCACTCTCTCCATCGGCAACGTGCTGCCGCTCAGGGGGATCCCCGAGGGAGCCGTCGTCTGCAACGTCGAGCACCACGTCGGGGACCGCGGCGTCTTCGCCAGGGCGTCCGGGGACTACGCCATCGTCATCAGCCACAACCCGGACAACGGCACATCGAG GATCAAGCTCCCCTCTGGTGCTAAGAAGATTGTCCCAAGCAGTTGCCGTGCCATGATTGGGCAGGTTGCTGGTGGTGGGAGGACTGAGAAGCCAATGCTGAAGGCTGGCAATGCCTACCACAAGTACCGTGTGAAGAGGAACTGCTGGCCTAAGGTGCGTGGTGTGGCCATGAACCCTGTTGAGCATCCTCACGGAGGAGGTAACCACCAGCACATTGGTCACGCCTCCACTGTCCGCCGTGATGCTCCTCCTGGCCAGAAGGTTGGTCTCATTGCCGCAAGGAGAACTGGTCGTCTTAGAGGCCaagctgctgctactgctgccaAGGCTGATAAGGCCACTTAA